One window of Camelina sativa cultivar DH55 chromosome 4, Cs, whole genome shotgun sequence genomic DNA carries:
- the LOC104780485 gene encoding UDP-glycosyltransferase 76E4-like — protein MEKKGKKRIVLVPVPAQGHITPMMQLGKALYLKGFSITVVEGQCNRVSSPSQHFPGFQFVTIPESLPESEFERLGAFDFILETNKTSEASFKNCLRQLLRQQGNDIACIIYDEFMYFCGTVATELKLPNVILCTQSATNQAARCIFSKLNLEKFLVDMEDPELQDKVVESLYPIRNKDLLPYGLGPFEPLLEFRREAINKRTASAVIFNTSRCLESSSMSWLQQELGIPVYPLGPLHITASAPGSSLAEDDMSCIEWLNKKKPRSVIYVSVGTVTQMESKEVLEIAWGLCNSNQPFLWVFRPGSILGFDGIDSLPEEVSKMVSERGYIVKRAPQIEVLGHPAVGGFWSHCGWNSTLESIVEGVPMICRPFTSEQKINATYLESVWRIGIQLEGEVLRGAVERAVNRLIVDDEGAEMRERALGLREKLKASVRCGGSSYSELEELVKHLKIE, from the exons atggagaaaaaagggaagaaaaggATTGTGTTGGTTCCGGTTCCAGCACAAGGGCATATAACCCCAATGATGCAACTTGGGAAAGCCCTTTACTTGAAAGGCTTCTCAATTACAGTTGTTGAGGGACAGTGCAATCGAGTAAGCTCTCCTTCACAACATTTCCCTGGTTTTCAATTTGTTACCATACCGGAGAGCTTACCAGAGTCTGAATTCGAGAGACTCGGGGCATTCGATTTCATACTGGAGACCAACAAAACAAGTGAGGCAAGCTTCAAGAACTGTTTAAGACAGTTGTTGCGGCAGCAAGGCAATGACATAGCATGTATCATCTATGATGAGTTCATGTACTTCTGTGGTACTGTAGCTACGGAATTAAAGCTTCCCAATGTCATTTTGTGCACTCAAAGTGCTACAAACCAGGCTGCACGCTGTATTTTTAGCAAACTCAATCTCGAGAAGTTCTTGGTCGACATGGAAG aTCCTGAGCTACAAGACAAGGTGGTGGAAAGTTTGTATCCTATAAGAAACAAAGATCTCTTGCCTTACGGACTTGGGCCATTTGAGCCACTTTTAGAGTTCCGTCGGGAAGCAATCAACAAAAGAACAGCTTCAGCTGTCATCTTTAACACGTCGAGATGTCTAGAGAGCTCGTCTATGTCATGGTTGCAACAAGAACTTGGAATTCCAGTGTATCCATTAGGCCCTCTTCACATTACAGCTTCAGCGCCGGGATCTAGTTTAGCGGAAGATGACATGAGCTGCATTGAATGGCTCAACAAGAAGAAACCGAGGTCAGTCATATATGTAAGCGTGGGAACAGTAACTCAAATGGAATCCAAAGAAGTGTTGGAGATCGCTTGGGGGTTGTGTAATAGCAACCAACCGTTTTTATGGGTTTTTCGACCAGGTTCGATCCTTGGCTTCGACGGGATAGATTCATTGCCGGAAGAAGTCAGTAAGATGGTATCAGAAAGAGGATACATTGTGAAACGGGCACCGCAGATAGAAGTACTTGGACATCCTGCAGTGGGAGGCTTCTGGAGTcactgtggatggaactcgacGCTGGAGAGCATTGTGGAAGGAGTTCCAATGATTTGCAGACCTTTTACCAGCGAGCAGAAGATAAACGCAACGTATTTGGAAAGTGTTTGGCGTATAGGGATTCAACTTGAAGGTGAAGTTTTAAGAGGAGCGGTCGAGAGAGCTGTGAATAGGTTGATTGTGGATGACGAAGGTGCAGAGATGAGGGAGAGAGCCTTGGGTTTGAGAGAGAAGCTCAAAGCCTCTGTAAGATGTGGAGGCTCCTCATACAGCGAATTGGAGGAACTTGTCAAGCACTTAAAGATAGAGTGA
- the LOC104780483 gene encoding UDP-glycosyltransferase 76E6-like, with protein MEKAEAKRRIVLVPVPAQGHITPMMQLGKALNINDFSITVVEGQFNKVSSPSQHFPDFQFVTIPECLPESELERLGPLEFLLKLNKTSETSFTDCIRQLLLQQGNNIACIIYDEFMYFCGAAAKEFKIPSFVFSTSSATNQVSRYVLSKLNAEKFLIDMEDPIVQDKMVENLHPLRYKDLPTSGVGPLDILFELCREIVNKRTASGVIINTVSCLERSSLTRLQKELGIPVYPLGPLHLKSSAISGLLEEDRSCIEWLNKQKPRSVIYISLGSIVQMETKEVLEMAWGLSSSNQPFLWVIRPGSIKGSKWIESLPEEFSKMVSEKGYIVKWAPQIEVLGHPAVGGFWSHCGWNSTLESIVEGVPMICMPFDGEQKLNALCLESVWGIGFQLQGKVERGGVERALKRLIVEEEGADMRERALVLKEKVKASVRIGGSSYKALEDIVNYLETE; from the exons ATGGAGAAAGCGGAAGCGAAGAGAAGGATAGTGCTAGTTCCAGTTCCAGCACAAGGCCATATAACCCCAATGATGCAACTTGGGAAAGCTCTTAACATAAATGATTTCTCAATTACAGTTGTTGAGGGACAGTTCAATAAAGTAAGTTCTCCTTCTCAACATTTCCCTGATTTTCAGTTTGTTACCATACCAGAGTGCTTACCAGAGTCTGAGCTCGAGAGACTCGGACCACTCGAGTTTCTGTTAAAGCTCAACAAAACAAGCGAGACAAGCTTCACGGACTGTATACGTCAATTATTGTTACAACAAGGTAATAATATAGCATGTATCATCTACGATGAGTTCATGTACTTCTGTGGAGCTGCAGCTAAAGAGTTCAAGATTCCTAGTTTCGTCTTCAGCACTTCAAGTGCTACCAATCAAGTTTCCCGCTACGTTTTAAGCAAACTCAATGCCGAGAAGTTCTTGATCGACATGGAAG ATCCCATAGTGCAAGATAAGATGGTGGAAAATTTGCATCCATTAAGATATAAAGATCTCCCAACTTCAGGAGTTGGGCCACTAGATATATTATTTGAGCTTTGTAGAGAAATAGTCAACAAAAGAACAGCTTCCGGTGTTATCATCAACACGGTGAGCTGCCTAGAGAGGTCATCTTTGACACGGCTACAGAAAGAACTTGGAATTCCGGTGTACCCATTAGGTCCTCTTCACCTTAAATCTTCAGCAATTTCTGGTTTACTAGAAGAGGACAGGAGCTGCATTGAATGGCTGAACAAGCAGAAACCTAGGTCAGTCATTTACATAAGCTTGGGAAGCATAGTTCAAATGGAAACCAAAGAAGTGTTGGAGATGGCTTGGGGATTATCTAGTAGCAACCAGCCTTTCTTATGGGTCATCCGGCCTGGCTCTATCAAAGGATCTAAATGGATAGAGTCATTACCAGAAGAATTTAGTAAGATGGTCTCAGAGAAAGGGTACATTGTGAAATGGGCACCACAGATAGAAGTACTCGGACATCCTGCAGTGGGAGGATTCTGGAGCcactgtggatggaactcaaCGCTTGAGAGCATTGTGGAAGGAGTTCCGATGATCTGCATGCCTTTCGACGGGGAGCAAAAGTTAAACGCACTGTGTTTAGAGAGTGTTTGGGGAATAGGGTTTCAGTTGCAAGGTAAGGTGGAAAGAGGAGGGGTCGAGAGAGCTTTGAAGAGGTtgattgtagaagaagaaggtgcaGACATGAGGGAGAGAGCCCTTGTGTTAAAAGAGAAGGTCAAAGCCTCTGTAAGAATTGGAGGCTCCTCATACAAAGCGTTGGAAGATATTGTCAACTACTTGGAGACAGAGTGA
- the LOC104780484 gene encoding LOW QUALITY PROTEIN: UDP-glycosyltransferase 76E4 (The sequence of the model RefSeq protein was modified relative to this genomic sequence to represent the inferred CDS: substituted 1 base at 1 genomic stop codon) — MENRAEKRRILLVPVAAQGHVTPMMQLGKALQSKGFSITIAQRQLKQISSSLQHVPGFDFVTIPENLPQFESKKLGPAEFLMNLNRTSEASFKECISQLLLQQGNDIACIIYDKLMYFCEAAAKDFNLPSIIFSTSSATIQVCYSVLSKLNAEKFLTDMKDPEMQDKLLEGLHPLRYRDLPTSGFGPLEPLLEMCREVVNTRTASAIIINTANCLESSSLSWLQQELGITVYSLGPLHTTASSLGPSLLQEDRSCIEWLNKQKPRSVIYISLGSKAHMETKELXEMAWGLANSNQPFLWVIRTGSILGSDGIELLPEDISKMVSERGGYIVKWAPQIEVLRQPAVGGFWSHCGWNSILESILEGVPMICRPFQGEQKLNAMYVESVWRIGIQVGGEVERGSVERAVKRLMMDEEGAAMRERALDLKEKLKVSVRRGGSSSNALDELVEYLNTDQRC, encoded by the exons ATGGAGAACAGGgcagagaagagaaggattCTGTTAGTTCCAGTGGCTGCACAAGGTCATGTAACTCCAATGATGCAACTTGGGAAAGCCCTTCAGTCAAAGGGTTTCTCAATTACAATTGCTCAGAGACAGTTAAAGCAAATAAGCTCTTCACTGCAACATGTTCCTGGTTTTGACTTTGTCACCATACCAGAAAACTTACCTCAGTTTGAATCTAAGAAACTAGGACCGGCCGAGTTTCTGATGAATCTTAACAGAACCAGCGAGGCAAGCTTCAAAGAGTGTATAAGTCAGTTATTGCTGCAACAAGGCAATGATATCGCATGTATCATCTATGACAAGCTTATGTACTTCTGTGAAGCTGCAGCTAAAGATTTCAACCTTCCTAGTATCATCTTCAGCACCAGCAGTGCTACCATTCAAGTTTGCTACTCTGTGTTAAGTAAACTCAATGCCGAGAAGTTCTTGACCGATATGAAAG ATCCTGAAATGCAAGACAAGCTGTTGGAAGGTTTGCATCCTTTAAGATATAGAGACCTACCTACTTCAGGATTTGGTCCATTGGAGCCACTTTTGGAGATGTGTAGGGAAGTAGTTAACACAAGAACAGCTTCCGCTATTATCATCAACACGGCGAATTGTCTAGAGAGCTCGTCTCTGTCCTGGCTACAACAAGAACTCGGAATTACAGTGTACTCATTAGGCCCTCTTCACACTACAGCTTCATCGCTGGGACCTAGTTTACTGCAAGAAGACAGGAGCTGCATTGAATGGCTTAACAAGCAGAAACCAAGGTCAGTCATATACATAAGCTTGGGAAGCAAAGCTCACATGGAAACCAAAGAGTTGTGAGAGATGGCTTGGGGATTGGCGAATAGCAACCAACCTTTCTTATGGGTCATCCGAACGGGTTCTATCCTTGGCTCCGATGGGATAGAGTTATTGCCTGAGGATATTAGTAAGATGGTCTCAGAAAGAGGAGGATACATTGTGAAATGGGCACCGCAGATAGAAGTACTTAGACAACCAGCAGTGGGAGGCTTCTGGAGCcactgtggatggaactcaaTACTTGAGAGCATTCTGGAAGGAGTCCCAATGATTTGCAGGCCATTCCAAGGCGAGCAGAAGTTAAATGCAATGTATGTAGAGAGTGTCTGGAGAATAGGGATTCAGGTGGGAGGGGAAGTGGAAAGAGGAAGTGTAGAGAGAGCTGTGAAGAGGTTGATGATGGATGAAGAAGGTGCAGCCATGAGGGAGAGAGCCCTTgatttgaaagagaagcttAAAGTCTCTGTGAGAAGAGGAGGCTCTTCATCCAACGCATTGGATGAGCTTGTCGAGTACTTGAACACAGATCAAAGATGCTGA
- the LOC109124909 gene encoding UDP-glycosyltransferase 76E4-like, with translation MEKVAHKRRIVLVPLPLQGHVTPMMHLGKALTLKGFSITVALGQLDQVSSWQHFPGYQFITIPESLPLSEVKALGPVEFLIKLNKTSEASFKDCISQLLIQQGNDIACVIYDDLMYFCEAAAKEFKLPSIIFSTTSATHKACFSILNKLNPKKFLIDMEDPELQNKVVENLHPLSYKDLPIAGFGPLERFVELCKEVVNRRTASGVIINTVTSLESLSLTRLQQEFGIPVYTLGPLHITAASTTYSLLEEDRSCIEWLNMQKPRSVIYISLGSIFDMGTKEVLEMAWGLCDSNLPFLWVIRDGSESLPEEVSTMVSERGYIVKWAPQIEVLRHPAVGGFWSHCGWNSILESISEGVPMICRPFQGEQKLNAMHVESVWRIGIHVGGEVERGGVERAVKRLMIDEEGADMRERALDFKEKLKASVRSGGSSYNALNELVNLLKTE, from the exons ATGGAGAAGGTAGCACATAAGAGAAGGATAGTGCTGGTTCCCCTTCCATTACAAGGACATGTAACCCCAATGATGCATCTTGGGAAAGCCCTTACATTGAAAGGCTTCTCAATCACAGTTGCTCTAGGACAGCTCGATCAAGTAAGCTCTTGGCAGCACTTCCCTGGTTACCAATTTATCACCATACCAGAAAGCTTACCATTGTCTGAAGTCAAGGCACTAGGACCTGTCGAGTTCTTGATAAAGCTCAACAAAACCAGCGAGGCAAGCTTCAAGGACTGTATAAGTCAGTTGTTGATACAACAAGGTAATGATATTGCATGTGTCATCTATGACGATCTCATGTACTTTTGTGAAGCTGCAGCTAAGGAGTTCAAGCTTCCAAGTATCATCTTTAGCACCACTAGTGCTACACATAAAGCTTGTTTCAGTATTTTAAACAAACTCAATCCCAAGAAGTTCTTGATCGACATGGAAG aTCCTGAACTACAGAACAAGGTAGTTGAAAATTTACATCCATTGAGTTACAAAGACCTACCAATTGCAGGATTTGGGCCACTAGAAAGATTTGTGGAGCTTTGTAAGGAAGTAGTCAACAGAAGAACAGCTTCTGGTGTTATCATCAACACGGTGACCTCTCTAGAGAGCTTGTCTTTGACACGACTGCAACAAGAATTTGGAATTCCGGTGTATACGTTGGGCCCTCTTCACATTACAGCTGCTTCAACAACTTATAGTTTACTCGAAGAGGATAGGAGCTGCATTGAATGGCTGAACATGCAGAAACCAAGGTCAGTCATATACATAAGCTTAGGAAGCATATTTGACATGGGAACCAAGGAAGTGTTAGAGATGGCTTGGGGGTTGTGTGATAGTAACCTACCTTTCTTATGGGTTATCCGAGATGGCTCCGAGTCATTGCCAGAGGAAGTCAGTACGATGGTCTCAGAAAGAGGATACATTGTGAAATGGGCACCGCAGATAGAAGTACTTAGACATCCAGCAGTGGGAGGCTTCTGGAGCcactgtggatggaactcaaTACTTGAGAGCATTTCGGAAGGAGTCCCAATGATTTGCAGGCCATTTCAAGGCGAGCAGAAGTTAAATGCAATGCATGTAGAGAGTGTCTGGAGAATAGGGATTCATGTAGGAGGGGAAGTGGAAAGAGGAGGTGTAGAGAGAGCTGTGAAGAGGTTGATGATAGATGAAGAAGGTGCAGACATGAGGGAGAGAGCCCTTGATTTTAAAGAGAAGCTGAAGGCATCTGTGAGAAGTGGAGGCTCTTCATACAATGCACTGAATGAGCTTGTCAACCTCTTGAAGACAGAGTGA
- the LOC104780489 gene encoding protein TOC75-3, chloroplastic — MAAFSVNGQLIPAATSSTNPNPLSSRRKFLSPSTSRLPRFSSPSPRVPSIKCSSSSLPSRDTEPSSKDSLLTNLAKPLAVASVSSAASLFLFRISNLPSVLSGGGGGGGGGGGDGDFGGFGGGGGDGDGGFWGKLFSPAPAVADEEQSSDWDSHGLPANIVVQLNKLSGFKKYKVSDIMFFDRRRQTTIGTEDSFFEMVSIRPGGVYTKAQLQKELETLATCGMFEKVDLEGKTKPDGTLGVTISFAESTWQSADRFRCINVGLMVQSKPIEMDSDMTDKEKLEYYRSLEKDYKRRIDRARPCLLPAPVYGEVMQMLRDQGKVSARLLQRIRDRVQKWYHDEGYACAQVVNFGNLNTKEVVCEVVEGDITQLVIQFQDKLGNVVEGNTQVPVVRRELPKQLRQGYVFNIEAGKQALRNINSLGLFSNIEVNPRPDEKNEGGIIVEIKLKELEQKSAEVSTEWSIVPGRGGAPTLASFQPGGSVTFEHRNLQGLNRSLMGSVTTSNFLNPQDDLSFKLEYVHPYLDGVYNPRNRTFKTSCFNSRKLSPVFTGGPGVEEVPPIWVDRAGLKANITENFTRQSKFTYGLVMEEITTRDESSHIAANGQRLLPSGGISADGPPTTLSGTGIDRMAFLQANITRDNTKFINGAVVGERTVFQVDQGLGIGSKFPFFNRHQLTMTKFIQLLQVEEGAGKPPPPVLVLHGHYGGCVGDLPSYDAFVLGGPYSVRGYNMGELGAARNIAEVSAEIRIPVKNTHVYAFVEHGNDLGSSKDVKGNPTAVYRRTGQGSSYGAGVKLGLVRAEYAVDHNNGTGALFFRFGERY, encoded by the exons CCATCGATAAAATGCAGCAGTAGCAGCTTACCTAGCCGAGACACCGAGCCTTCTTCGAAGGATTCTCTCCTTACAAACCTAGCGAAACCTCTAGCCGTAGCCTCAGTCTCGTCCGCTGCTTCCTTGTTTCTATTCCGAATCTCGAATCTTCCGTCGGTTCTgagcggtggtggtggaggtggaggtggaggaggaggagatggggATTTCGGTGGGTTTGGTGGTGGAGGCGGTGATGGAGATGGTGGATTTTGGGGGAAATTGTTTTCTCCGGCTCCGGCGGTTGCTGATGAGGAACAATCATCGGATTGGGATTCTCATGGTTTGCCGGCGAACATCGTTGTGCAATTGAACAAGCTTAGTGGTTTCAAGAAGTATAAGGTCTCTGATATTATGTTCTTTGATCGGCGGAGACAAACCACGATTGGTACTGAAGACTCCTTCTTCGAGATGGTCTCGATTCGTCCCGGCGGTGTTTACACTAAAGCTCAATTGCAGAAGGAGCTTGAAACCCTAGCTACTTGTGGAATGTTCGAGAAGGTTGATTTGGAAGGGAAAACGAAACCTGACGGAACCCTAGGTGTTACCATCTCCTTTGCTGAGAGTACATGGCAATCTGCTGATAGGTTCCGATGTATCAACGTTGGGCTGATGGTTCAATCGAAGCCGATTGAGATGGACTCGGATATGACTGATAAAGAGAAGCTTGAGTATTACAGGAGCTTGGAGAAGGACTACAAGAGGAGAATCGATAGGGCGCGTCCGTGTTTGTTGCCTGCACCTGTGTATGGTGAGGTGATGCAGATGCTCAGGGATCAAGGGAAAGTGAGTGCGAGGCTTTTGCAGAGGATTAGGGACCGTGTTCAGAAATGGTACCATGACGAAGGGTATGCTTGTGCTCAAGTTGTGAATTTTGGGAATTTGAACACTAAGGAGGTTGTTTGTGAAGTTGTGGAAGGTGATATAACTCAGCTGGTGATTCAGTTTCAAGATAAGCTTGGTAATGTTGTTGAAGGGAACACTCAAGTTCCTGTGGTGCGCAGGGAATTGCCTAAGCAG CTCCGCCAAGGCTATGTTTTCAACATTGAAGCTGGGAAACAAGCTCTTAGGAACATCAACTCATTAGGTCTGTTCTCTAATATTGAAGTCAATCCACGCCCAGATGAGAAAAATGAAGGGGGAATTATCGTTGAGATCAAACTGAAAGAGCTAGAGCAGAAGTCAGCTGAAGTCAGTACGGAATGGAGTATCGTTCCTGGGCGCGGAGGAGCTCCCACACTG GCTTCATTCCAGCCAGGAGGGTCTGTTACTTTCGAACATCGAAACCTCCAGGGTCTCAATAGGTCTCTCATGGGCTCAGTGACCACTAGCAACTTCTTGAATCCTCAG GATGATCTTTCGTTTAAGCTTGAGTATGTACACCCGTATCTGGATGGTGTTTACAATCCTCGTAACCGTACATTCAAGACGAGCTGCTTCAACAGCCGCAAACTTAGCCCAGTATTTACTGGAGGACCCGGTGTTGAGGAAGTGCCACCAATTTGGGTTGATCGAGCTGGTCTCAAAGCTAATATAACTGAG AACTTCACACGTCAGAGTAAGTTTACATATGGACTTGTGATGGAGGAGATAACAACCCGAGATGAAAGCAGTCACATTGCTGCAAATGGTCAGAGACTACTACCTAGCGGTGGAATCAGTGCTGATGGACCTCCAACAACTCTCAGTGGTACCGGTATCGATCGGATGGCTTTCCTACAAGCCAACATCACCCGCGACAATACCAAATTTATTAATGGGGCAGTTGTTGGAGAGAGGACTGTATTTCAG GTGGATCAGGGACTGGGTATTGGGAGCAAATTCCCATTCTTCAACCGCCACCAGTTAACCATGACAAAATTCATTCAGCTGCTGCAAGTAGAAGAAGGCGCTGGTAAGCCACCACCACCAGTTCTAGTCCTCCACGGGCATTACGGAGGCTGCGTTGGCGACCTTCCAAGCTACGATGCTTTTGTCCTCGGTGGTCCGTACTCTGTCCGTGGCTACAATATGGGTGAGCTTGGCGCTGCTAGAAACATTGCCGAG GTCAGTGCTGAGATCAGAATACCTGTGAAGAATACGCATGTCTACGCCTTTGTTGAGCACGGAAATGATTTAGGAAGCTCAAAGGACGTGAAGGGAAACCCTACAGCAGTCTACAGGAGAACGGGACAGGGTTCATCCTACGGTGCAGGTGTGAAACTCGGATTGGTCCGGGCGGAGTATGCTGTAGATCACAACAACGGAACCGGTGCTCTGTTCTTCCGGTTTGGAGAGAGGTATTAA